One Dermacentor silvarum isolate Dsil-2018 chromosome 10, BIME_Dsil_1.4, whole genome shotgun sequence genomic window carries:
- the LOC125940664 gene encoding uncharacterized protein LOC125940664: MIPVTYVFMSAVVAAYLYGPYAEPSVLHEAKLTFVVPVWRPFMLPPLYVGNIYQLAYVLLTLFTVGRRLERDLGRRRFALLTPLLLFAVSVLRDGLRFVVWKHQLAFWSTAPPPAPHSGECCCGLVGTLLALKAIHHGLHPDAAYRLGTVCIRVSFWLGLLLELTHFLLLAREGSTFGHVIGALLGLLVSRLLRDRRWFDRHPSTTGSSSALGSSQEYEQPPPPGPD; encoded by the exons ATGATACCCGTGACTTACGTGTTCATGTCTGCGGTCGTGGCTGCCTACCTCTACGGACCGTACGCCGAGCCCTCTGTTTTGCACGAAGCAAAACTGACGTTTGTAGTCCCAGTATGGCGGCCTTTTATGCTTCCGCCGTTGTACGTTGGCAACATCTACCAGCTGGCTTACGTACTACTGACGCTATTTACGGTCGGCCGGAGGCTAGAACGGGACTTGGGCAGGCGCAG GTTCGCATTGTTAACGCCCCTACTGCTGTTTGCGGTGAGCGTGCTCCGCGACGGCCTGAGGTTCGTCGTCTGGAAACACCAGCTTGCCTTCTGGAGCACCGCACCGCCTCCGGCACCGCATTCGGGCGAGTGTTGCTGCGGTCTCGTCGGCACGCTGCTTGCGCTGAAGGCCATCCACCACGGCCTTCACCCGGACGCTGCTTACCGGCTAG GAACCGTCTGCATCCGAGTGAGCTTCTGGCTGGGTCTGCTGCTGGAACTGACACACTTCCTGTTGCTCGCGCGAGAAGGCTCCACGTTTGGACACGTGATCGGGGCCCTATTGGGACTCTTGGTTTCTCGTTTGTTGCGAGACCGCCGATGGTTCGATCGTCATCCATCTACGACTGGAAGCTCCTCGGCACTCGGAAGCTCTCAAGAATACGAGCAACCTCCGCCTCCCGGCCCTGACTGA